In the genome of Polaribacter atrinae, one region contains:
- a CDS encoding T9SS type A sorting domain-containing protein, producing MMYKKKYFSIIICIILFSQSISSQVVLRADGPGNTYELINAILANPNRSVVETPDCNHTDFGNHIDEVFDSELNINVFRFHIHVTPDNDRCKKFDRQRNEIKTYADSPDNLKATKGETVEYKWKFRLSDTFKPSASFTHIHQIKAVGGAYASIPMISFTLRKGNPDKLELRYTATNEQNTLKTANLDLFKGNWVEVREYIKFDDIGSYSVEIRNLSNNEKIFSYSNSPLDTWQDGTEFARPKWGIYRSLNNKQDLQDEIVKYADFSIEEITGLLSVDDLKAKAESILLFPNPSSKEIEFKNVDSDAYDEVALFDNTGRKLDIEKRLNNHKLDVRGFSTGLYFVVFTKDSIIAKVLKCYIK from the coding sequence ATGATGTATAAAAAAAAATATTTTTCGATAATTATTTGTATTATTTTATTCTCACAATCAATATCTAGTCAGGTTGTATTGCGTGCAGACGGTCCTGGAAATACTTATGAGTTGATAAACGCTATTTTAGCCAATCCCAATAGGAGTGTTGTAGAGACACCTGATTGTAATCATACAGATTTTGGTAACCATATAGACGAAGTTTTTGATTCGGAATTAAACATAAATGTTTTTCGTTTTCACATTCATGTAACACCCGATAATGATCGTTGTAAGAAATTTGATAGACAACGTAATGAAATAAAAACATATGCTGATTCTCCTGATAATTTAAAAGCAACGAAAGGTGAAACTGTAGAATATAAGTGGAAATTTAGGTTAAGTGATACCTTTAAACCTTCCGCTAGTTTTACGCATATTCATCAAATAAAAGCTGTTGGTGGTGCTTATGCATCTATACCAATGATTTCTTTTACTTTAAGAAAGGGTAATCCGGATAAATTAGAATTAAGGTATACAGCTACCAATGAACAAAACACTTTAAAAACTGCAAACCTAGATTTGTTTAAAGGTAATTGGGTAGAAGTAAGAGAATATATTAAATTTGATGATATAGGTAGCTATTCTGTAGAAATTAGAAACCTTTCTAATAATGAGAAAATATTTAGTTATTCTAATAGTCCATTAGATACTTGGCAAGATGGAACCGAATTTGCAAGACCAAAATGGGGTATTTATAGAAGTTTAAATAATAAACAAGATTTGCAGGATGAGATAGTAAAATATGCAGATTTTAGCATAGAAGAAATCACAGGTTTACTTTCTGTAGATGACTTAAAAGCCAAAGCAGAAAGTATTTTGTTATTTCCAAATCCATCATCTAAAGAAATTGAATTCAAAAATGTAGATTCAGATGCTTATGATGAAGTAGCATTGTTTGACAATACTGGCAGAAAATTGGATATAGAAAAGAGATTAAATAATCATAAATTAGATGTTCGTGGTTTTTCTACAGGATTGTATTTTGTTGTCTTTACAAAAGATTCAATAATAGCGAAAGTATTAAAATGCTATATTAAATAA
- a CDS encoding chondroitinase-B domain-containing protein — MKKSLLIISLLLLIVSCQQKVTKSIIVINASELLEAAKNAQAGDDIVVKNGTYKDVEIVFQGEGTKENPITLKAETPGKVFIEGVSSLQIGG; from the coding sequence ATGAAAAAATCACTTCTAATTATCAGTTTACTATTGCTAATTGTTTCTTGTCAGCAAAAAGTAACAAAAAGTATTATTGTAATAAATGCATCCGAACTATTAGAGGCAGCAAAAAATGCGCAAGCAGGAGATGATATTGTTGTTAAAAATGGGACATATAAAGATGTTGAAATTGTATTTCAAGGAGAAGGAACAAAAGAAAATCCTATTACATTAAAAGCAGAAACTCCAGGTAAAGTTTTTATAGAAGGCGTTTCTAGTTTACAAATAGGGGGGTAG
- a CDS encoding chondroitinase-B domain-containing protein: MFFRNGYSPFKDVIAFRITDDHVANYSKVTNCVILDYNNLERDQDNLWVQLYGRHNELSNSYIAGKTNGGPTVRVDLKGNQSIRNYHKIINNHFGPRPRKGGARGETIQLGSTFTSMSPSNTTIANNLFEECNGEVEIISSKTNFNIIKNNVFYKSEGSVVTRHGNYVTIDGNYFIGDGVNKQFGGIRIVNTGHWIINNYFYNIIGENFRSPLAVMNGIPKSPLNRYNQVTDIVVAYNTYVNCKSPWQFGVGTNIAQAAVLPKSEIRSARALRSVVANNVIYNKEGDKNPIIEHDKADGVKFKNNIINNQGVDFGDTNRIKASNFELVKLSESIYIPKLSGNEGIYKGFGFETITNDLFGNARENANSIGATINGELKDPAILDKTKYGASWYSNVVEATTPNVLAVTSAKGELEATIASANSGDIIALSPGTYNVSESIVINKAITIQSKDNEKAEIVFEGVENTPVFELNPYGILTIKNIVLTGNGKQQAFANLKKNMSNHFGLTVSGCDINNFDYVLKSYKQTFAEEITFTNTSIANCENGIELSEETNDRGDYNTEYLTVDNCEFTNVKQNVIDYYRGGYDESTIGGNLLVSNSTFTECGSNEKNGMLLNHRGIVNVNITNNVFKNNKVDFVSILWGAKNNVESNNTISNSGEIKTQENLVMKLMY; encoded by the coding sequence TTGTTTTTTAGAAATGGTTACTCTCCTTTTAAAGACGTTATTGCTTTTAGAATTACAGACGATCATGTAGCAAACTATAGTAAAGTTACCAATTGTGTTATTTTAGATTATAACAATTTAGAACGCGACCAAGATAACTTATGGGTACAACTTTATGGAAGACATAACGAATTAAGTAATAGCTATATTGCTGGTAAAACAAATGGAGGTCCAACTGTTAGAGTAGATTTAAAAGGAAACCAAAGTATTAGAAATTACCATAAGATTATAAATAATCATTTTGGTCCAAGACCCAGAAAAGGTGGAGCAAGAGGAGAAACGATTCAATTAGGAAGTACTTTTACTTCAATGTCACCAAGTAATACAACTATTGCAAATAACTTATTTGAGGAGTGTAATGGAGAAGTTGAAATTATTTCAAGTAAAACGAATTTTAATATCATTAAAAATAATGTTTTTTATAAAAGTGAAGGTTCTGTGGTAACCCGTCATGGAAATTACGTTACTATTGATGGTAATTATTTTATTGGAGACGGAGTTAACAAACAATTTGGAGGGATTAGAATTGTAAATACAGGACATTGGATTATCAACAATTATTTCTACAATATTATCGGAGAAAATTTTAGAAGTCCATTAGCTGTAATGAATGGTATTCCTAAATCTCCTTTAAATAGGTACAATCAAGTTACAGATATCGTTGTTGCTTATAATACTTATGTAAATTGTAAATCTCCTTGGCAATTTGGTGTAGGAACAAATATTGCGCAAGCTGCTGTTTTACCTAAATCTGAAATTCGTTCTGCAAGAGCATTAAGATCTGTAGTAGCTAATAATGTTATTTATAATAAAGAAGGCGATAAAAATCCTATTATTGAACATGATAAAGCTGATGGTGTAAAATTTAAAAATAATATTATTAATAACCAAGGGGTAGATTTTGGAGATACAAATAGAATTAAAGCAAGTAACTTTGAGTTAGTGAAGTTAAGTGAAAGTATCTATATCCCTAAACTATCTGGTAATGAAGGTATTTATAAAGGTTTTGGTTTTGAAACGATAACTAATGATCTTTTTGGAAATGCAAGAGAAAATGCTAATTCTATAGGTGCTACTATTAATGGCGAATTAAAAGATCCAGCAATTTTAGATAAAACAAAATACGGAGCATCTTGGTATTCTAATGTAGTTGAAGCTACAACACCAAATGTTTTAGCTGTAACTAGTGCTAAAGGAGAATTAGAAGCAACTATAGCTTCTGCTAATTCTGGAGATATTATAGCTTTGAGTCCTGGTACGTATAATGTATCTGAATCTATTGTAATTAATAAAGCAATTACAATTCAATCTAAGGATAATGAAAAAGCTGAAATTGTTTTTGAAGGAGTAGAGAATACGCCTGTGTTTGAACTGAATCCTTATGGAATTTTAACTATTAAAAATATTGTACTTACTGGAAACGGTAAACAACAAGCTTTTGCAAATTTAAAGAAAAACATGTCTAATCATTTTGGGTTGACAGTTTCTGGTTGTGATATCAATAATTTCGATTATGTGTTAAAATCCTATAAACAAACATTTGCAGAAGAAATTACTTTTACAAATACTTCAATTGCTAATTGTGAAAATGGGATAGAATTGTCTGAAGAAACAAATGATAGAGGAGATTATAATACAGAATATTTAACGGTAGATAATTGTGAGTTTACAAACGTAAAACAAAATGTGATCGATTATTACAGAGGTGGTTATGATGAGTCTACAATTGGTGGAAACTTACTAGTTTCTAACAGTACTTTTACAGAGTGTGGAAGTAACGAAAAAAATGGCATGTTATTAAATCATAGAGGGATTGTAAATGTGAACATTACCAATAATGTATTTAAAAACAATAAGGTTGATTTTGTTTCTATTTTATGGGGAGCAAAAAATAATGTTGAATCTAATAATACTATAAGTAATTCAGGAGAGATTAAAACTCAAGAGAATTTAGTAATGAAGTTGATGTATTAA
- a CDS encoding T9SS type A sorting domain-containing protein: protein MKKTLLIKNKSNTLFAFLVFILCVNVGLGQTNLVLNGTADDFSVEEIKIDNVKEVIGNTGDNADAWDMTPNSSVITNASANTAAAGRVSGEVGVSGETSASPYKFDEDDNPSGWNNTELADWLETNCGDGDEQPGSSGDGNKFANLGDRGVKLYEKCRRLYQKVTVEIGAEYTFKIDSRSEAEGINSEIFILNNEIVNEDVLIEGAARDANADAYFLIENDFNASKSSSANDTFTTNTFDFIATTTTAVIYVRSTDAIDGSNEVFFDNISLVKKATAGVDDVFSSKISIYPNPANDFLQISSEETITGIEVYNLIGKKVISKSKLINNKIDVSHLSKGVYVLKVMSNDLVGSRKIIIE from the coding sequence ATGAAAAAAACATTACTAATTAAAAACAAATCAAACACATTATTCGCTTTTTTGGTGTTTATTTTATGTGTGAATGTTGGATTGGGACAAACAAATCTTGTTCTAAATGGTACCGCTGATGACTTTAGTGTAGAAGAAATTAAAATAGACAATGTAAAAGAGGTTATTGGTAATACAGGAGATAATGCAGACGCTTGGGATATGACACCAAATAGTTCTGTAATCACTAATGCATCGGCAAATACAGCAGCAGCAGGAAGAGTATCGGGAGAAGTAGGAGTTTCAGGAGAAACGTCTGCTAGTCCTTATAAATTTGATGAAGATGACAACCCATCTGGATGGAATAATACAGAGTTAGCAGATTGGCTAGAAACAAATTGTGGTGATGGAGATGAGCAACCAGGTTCATCAGGAGATGGTAATAAATTTGCAAACCTTGGAGATAGAGGAGTGAAATTATATGAAAAATGTCGCCGCTTATATCAAAAGGTAACTGTTGAAATAGGAGCAGAATATACTTTTAAAATTGATTCACGTTCTGAAGCTGAAGGGATTAATAGCGAGATATTTATTTTAAATAATGAAATTGTTAATGAAGATGTTCTTATTGAAGGAGCTGCACGTGATGCAAATGCTGATGCTTATTTTTTAATTGAAAATGATTTTAATGCTTCAAAATCTTCAAGTGCCAACGATACATTTACAACAAATACTTTTGACTTTATAGCAACTACAACTACGGCAGTAATTTACGTAAGATCAACAGATGCTATAGATGGTAGTAATGAAGTGTTTTTTGATAATATTAGTCTTGTTAAAAAAGCTACTGCTGGTGTTGATGATGTTTTCTCTTCAAAAATTAGTATTTATCCTAACCCAGCAAATGATTTTTTACAAATATCATCAGAAGAAACAATTACAGGTATAGAGGTTTATAACTTAATAGGTAAGAAAGTTATCTCTAAATCAAAATTAATAAACAATAAAATAGATGTTTCTCATTTATCTAAGGGAGTATATGTCTTAAAAGTTATGAGTAATGATCTGGTAGGATCTAGAAAGATAATTATTGAGTAG
- a CDS encoding alginate lyase family protein, with the protein MSDNLKNEGSHPKLILTKQGVDNIRKHLGTVPIFDKTLADTKAEVDAEIELGIQVPIPKDLSGGYTHERHKKNFIIIQKAGVLFQILNDEKYVNYVKDMLFAYAKLYPTLPVHPQTRSYARGKLFWQCLNDSNWLVYSAQAYDCVYDWLSKEERDILEKDLFIPFAKFISEGNPQFFNRVHNHSTWGNVAVGMIALVMDNDELLDNALNGLKTDNLNTGMRDNDGGFIKVEGLRLGFFGNLDEPFSPDGYYNEGPYYQRYAMYPFLIFAEALHNVKPELKIFQYKDGVLLKAVDALLNLSDADGDFFPLNDGQKGMSYYTAALVSAVDIAYKFGGENPELLSIAKKQDRVVLDDTGLAIALGVKEGLEKPFTKKSVNLSDGKKGDEGGVGVLRSDNLELVYKYASHGSSHGHYDKLSFSLYENGNEVLQDYGLARFVNIEQKGGGNYLKENQTWAKQTIAHNTLTVNEESHFEGKFEIGTNHHSDLYFYDDKNPNVQILSATEVNAYPGTEMLRTFALIKDEDFQRPFTIDLFKIKSDSKNQYDLPYYYLGHIMKTNFEYETYNELNPLGKKNGYQHLWKEASGKAAADNTVFSWKNNELFYTLTTASNANDELILARIGANDPEYNLRKEPSFIVRRKNTQNITFASVIESHGSYSYVSELALNAYSSIKKLKIVLDTEAYTAVEITTTKNTSKIFIISNKDNSKDKNHKIKIESKEYSWKGAYYYK; encoded by the coding sequence GTGAGTGATAACTTAAAAAACGAGGGTTCACATCCTAAATTAATTTTAACAAAACAAGGTGTAGACAATATAAGAAAGCACCTAGGTACGGTACCTATTTTCGATAAAACTTTGGCAGATACAAAAGCAGAAGTAGATGCAGAAATAGAGCTAGGTATACAAGTTCCTATCCCTAAAGATTTATCTGGAGGTTATACGCATGAGCGTCACAAGAAAAACTTTATAATAATTCAAAAGGCAGGAGTTTTATTTCAAATTTTAAATGATGAAAAATATGTAAACTATGTTAAAGATATGTTGTTTGCTTATGCTAAATTATATCCAACATTACCTGTGCACCCACAAACAAGGTCGTATGCAAGAGGTAAATTGTTTTGGCAATGTTTAAATGACTCTAATTGGTTGGTGTATTCTGCACAGGCTTATGATTGTGTGTACGATTGGTTGTCTAAAGAAGAGAGAGACATCTTAGAAAAAGATTTATTTATTCCGTTTGCTAAATTTATATCCGAAGGAAATCCACAGTTTTTTAATAGAGTTCATAACCACAGTACTTGGGGTAATGTAGCTGTTGGAATGATTGCTTTGGTTATGGATAACGATGAATTGTTAGACAATGCCTTAAACGGATTAAAAACGGATAATTTAAATACAGGAATGAGAGACAATGATGGTGGTTTTATTAAGGTTGAAGGATTAAGATTAGGTTTCTTTGGTAATTTAGATGAACCTTTTTCTCCTGATGGTTATTATAATGAGGGACCTTATTACCAACGTTATGCCATGTATCCATTTTTAATTTTTGCAGAAGCATTACACAATGTTAAGCCAGAATTAAAAATATTTCAATATAAAGATGGAGTATTGTTAAAAGCTGTAGATGCTTTGTTAAACTTGTCTGATGCAGATGGAGATTTTTTTCCATTAAATGATGGTCAAAAAGGAATGTCTTATTATACAGCAGCGTTGGTTTCTGCCGTAGATATAGCTTATAAATTTGGAGGTGAAAATCCAGAGTTATTAAGCATTGCAAAAAAACAAGATAGAGTTGTTTTAGATGATACTGGTTTAGCTATTGCGTTGGGAGTGAAAGAAGGGTTAGAAAAACCTTTTACAAAAAAATCTGTTAATTTATCTGATGGTAAAAAAGGAGATGAAGGTGGAGTTGGTGTTTTAAGAAGCGACAATTTAGAATTGGTATATAAATATGCATCACATGGCTCTAGTCATGGTCATTATGATAAATTATCTTTTTCTTTATATGAAAACGGAAATGAAGTATTACAAGATTATGGGTTAGCTCGTTTTGTAAATATCGAACAAAAAGGTGGTGGTAATTATTTAAAAGAAAACCAAACATGGGCAAAACAAACGATTGCACATAATACGCTTACCGTAAATGAAGAAAGTCATTTTGAAGGTAAATTCGAGATTGGAACAAATCACCATTCAGATTTATATTTTTATGATGATAAGAATCCTAATGTACAGATATTAAGTGCTACAGAAGTAAATGCATATCCTGGTACAGAAATGCTTAGAACTTTTGCTTTAATTAAAGATGAAGACTTTCAAAGACCATTTACAATAGATCTTTTTAAAATAAAATCAGATAGTAAAAATCAGTATGATTTACCTTATTATTATTTGGGGCATATCATGAAAACTAATTTTGAATATGAAACTTATAATGAACTAAATCCTTTAGGTAAAAAGAATGGATATCAACATTTATGGAAAGAGGCTTCGGGGAAAGCTGCAGCGGACAATACGGTCTTTTCATGGAAAAATAATGAGTTATTCTATACATTAACAACTGCTTCTAATGCAAATGATGAGTTAATCTTAGCAAGAATAGGAGCAAACGACCCAGAGTATAATTTACGTAAAGAACCTTCTTTTATTGTAAGAAGAAAAAATACACAAAACATCACTTTTGCTTCTGTAATAGAATCTCACGGTAGTTATAGTTATGTTTCTGAGTTGGCTTTAAATGCATATAGTAGTATTAAAAAATTAAAAATTGTTTTAGATACAGAAGCATATACAGCTGTAGAAATTACTACAACAAAGAATACAAGCAAGATTTTTATAATTTCTAACAAAGATAATTCTAAGGATAAAAATCATAAAATTAAAATAGAAAGTAAAGAGTATAGTTGGAAAGGTGCTTATTATTACAAGTAA
- a CDS encoding SusC/RagA family TonB-linked outer membrane protein: MLLFSAIGFAQEIVTVTGNVMSKTDGEPILGANIILVGTTKGTSTDFDGNYKITVKSGDIIQFSYLGFKTKTVAYTNQKTIDVALDEDSNILDEIVVVGYGNQKQKNVTSALTKVSGEDLQNQALARVEDALKGRVAGLRIQVTSSEAGGDPKITLRGPGSVTGSSSPLIVVDGVILGTDTDILGSIDNNNIKSISVLKDASSVAIYGSRGANGVILVTLKEGISGQTRFSYNTFTGYKYSDNNNNFNKTIAQERARLDGLQGQVSAISINSPNYGRIVGDNANADNGSYNSAYAELEAMEFIASLGGGETNWQDEIFDGGFIQSHSFAARGGSELTSYSASLGYLEDDGIVLNDDFKKYNARVKIDSRSKNKKIKYGASIRVNYNDQNRVPARFTDPLRQMGHVPLYLNEEHLKYVTNFSTDVGVATDAGKLFENLGVGSYGFSRAFDHVFTTDPNNPRSILRDPATGLPVVSGLTSGGLTLSTTKNVHPLVHYLERSRTKKKLSLNASSYIDFKLAKGLSFRQTVSGDFRHSKSNEADYLYGQENRDQESYRLERRDELNQYTFESLLKYDKSYKKHNFNTVLGFEYMQSDNYRQESEAVGFSNDFNNNIAIADGGTTYTDNASEKLVSFFGRLDYNYDEKYLFQLSVRNDASTRFGPDSKNGFFPAASFGWVMSNEKFLSDSNLISFLKVRASYGLSGSNQISNNIFESLYRFEEAYSTISYNGTTGVKATTLANQILGWEKLREFNPGIDVTFGRGLFSLTVDYYIRTSEDLLLFAPSAAAYGTDNWLQNLGEVKNEGVELELSSRLISKEDFRWSVSGQFSLNRNEVTSLGNNEQIISRIDQDTRPTEFIAKVGQPITSFYGWVYDKEIPLEWVDNPFNRFNNDYADVYVKDLNGDGIIDDDDRTELGSPYPDFEWGFNSDFTLYDFDFSFQLQGSHGAEVRVADLDQLYYASESAVNEVSNFPDRDLTVHRRFTDDHIQDASFVALRNVTLGYTLPKSFTSKYNVDKLRFYVAGENLLFFTAKGYEGFNPEAAGQTSDNANTPLTAGYQRGDGPVVKTISAGINFQF, encoded by the coding sequence ATGCTTCTTTTTAGTGCAATAGGATTTGCACAAGAAATTGTTACAGTAACGGGAAATGTTATGTCTAAAACGGATGGTGAGCCTATATTGGGAGCAAACATTATCCTTGTTGGAACAACAAAAGGAACAAGCACAGATTTTGATGGTAATTATAAAATTACAGTTAAATCTGGAGATATCATTCAGTTTTCATACCTCGGTTTTAAAACCAAAACTGTAGCGTATACAAATCAAAAAACAATAGACGTAGCTCTAGACGAAGATTCTAATATTTTAGATGAAATTGTAGTTGTAGGTTATGGAAATCAAAAACAAAAAAACGTAACAAGTGCTTTAACTAAAGTTTCTGGAGAAGATCTTCAAAACCAAGCATTAGCCCGTGTAGAGGATGCTCTTAAAGGTAGAGTTGCCGGTTTAAGAATTCAAGTAACTTCTTCTGAAGCAGGTGGAGACCCAAAGATTACATTAAGAGGACCTGGTTCTGTTACTGGTTCTTCTTCTCCTTTAATTGTGGTAGATGGAGTAATTTTAGGAACAGATACAGATATTTTAGGATCTATTGATAATAATAATATTAAATCTATTAGTGTTTTAAAAGATGCATCTTCTGTTGCTATTTACGGTTCTCGTGGTGCAAATGGTGTAATTTTAGTTACTTTAAAAGAAGGTATTTCTGGTCAAACAAGATTCTCTTATAATACATTTACAGGTTATAAATATTCTGATAACAATAACAACTTTAATAAAACAATAGCACAAGAAAGAGCTAGGTTAGATGGTTTACAAGGTCAAGTTAGTGCAATATCAATAAACAGCCCAAATTATGGTAGAATTGTTGGTGATAATGCAAATGCAGATAATGGATCATATAATAGTGCTTATGCAGAATTAGAAGCAATGGAGTTTATTGCATCATTAGGTGGTGGAGAAACAAATTGGCAAGATGAAATTTTTGATGGTGGTTTTATACAAAGTCATTCTTTTGCAGCTAGAGGTGGTTCTGAGTTAACAAGTTATTCAGCATCTTTAGGTTATTTAGAAGATGATGGAATTGTTTTAAATGATGATTTTAAAAAGTACAATGCTAGAGTTAAGATTGATAGTAGATCTAAAAACAAAAAAATAAAATACGGAGCAAGCATCCGTGTAAATTATAATGATCAAAATAGAGTACCAGCAAGGTTTACAGATCCATTAAGACAAATGGGGCATGTACCATTGTATTTAAATGAAGAACATTTAAAATATGTAACAAATTTCTCTACAGATGTTGGTGTTGCTACAGATGCTGGTAAATTATTTGAAAACTTAGGTGTAGGAAGCTACGGATTTTCAAGAGCTTTTGACCATGTTTTTACTACAGACCCTAACAATCCTAGAAGTATTCTTAGAGACCCAGCTACAGGACTTCCTGTTGTTAGTGGTTTAACTTCTGGTGGATTAACTTTATCTACCACTAAAAACGTACACCCTTTAGTACATTATTTAGAAAGATCTAGAACAAAGAAAAAGTTAAGTTTAAACGCATCATCTTATATAGATTTTAAATTAGCAAAAGGTCTTAGTTTTAGACAAACTGTTTCTGGAGATTTTAGACACAGTAAAAGTAATGAAGCAGATTATTTATATGGTCAAGAAAATAGAGATCAAGAATCTTATAGATTAGAAAGAAGAGATGAGTTAAATCAATATACATTCGAATCATTACTTAAATATGATAAGAGTTATAAAAAACATAACTTTAATACCGTATTAGGATTTGAGTATATGCAAAGTGATAACTATAGACAAGAATCTGAAGCAGTTGGTTTTTCTAATGACTTTAATAATAATATTGCTATTGCAGACGGAGGAACAACATATACTGATAATGCAAGTGAAAAATTAGTTTCATTTTTTGGTAGATTAGACTATAATTATGATGAAAAATACTTGTTTCAATTATCTGTACGTAATGATGCTAGTACAAGATTTGGACCAGATTCTAAAAACGGATTTTTTCCTGCAGCTTCTTTTGGTTGGGTTATGTCTAATGAAAAATTCCTATCAGACAGTAACTTAATATCATTCTTAAAAGTAAGAGCAAGTTATGGTCTTTCTGGTTCTAACCAAATATCTAATAACATATTCGAATCTCTTTATAGATTTGAGGAGGCTTATAGTACTATTAGCTATAATGGAACAACTGGTGTAAAAGCAACAACTCTAGCAAATCAAATTTTAGGTTGGGAAAAATTAAGAGAATTTAACCCAGGTATAGATGTTACATTTGGTAGAGGTCTTTTTAGCTTAACTGTAGATTACTATATTAGAACTAGTGAAGATTTATTACTTTTTGCTCCATCAGCAGCTGCGTATGGTACAGACAATTGGTTACAAAACCTTGGAGAAGTTAAAAATGAAGGAGTAGAGTTAGAACTAAGTTCTAGACTTATTTCTAAAGAAGATTTCCGTTGGAGTGTTTCTGGTCAGTTTTCTTTAAACAGAAATGAAGTAACAAGTTTAGGTAATAACGAACAAATTATCTCTAGAATAGATCAAGATACTAGACCAACAGAATTTATTGCAAAAGTAGGACAGCCAATTACCTCTTTTTATGGATGGGTATATGATAAAGAAATTCCTTTAGAATGGGTAGACAATCCTTTTAATAGATTTAATAATGATTACGCAGATGTTTATGTAAAAGATTTAAATGGAGACGGAATTATTGATGATGATGATAGAACTGAATTAGGGAGTCCTTATCCAGATTTTGAATGGGGTTTTAATTCTGATTTCACTTTATATGATTTCGATTTTTCTTTCCAATTACAAGGATCTCATGGAGCAGAAGTTAGAGTTGCAGATTTAGATCAATTGTATTATGCAAGTGAGTCTGCTGTAAATGAAGTATCTAATTTTCCAGATAGAGATTTAACAGTTCATAGAAGATTTACTGATGACCATATACAAGATGCATCTTTTGTAGCTTTAAGAAATGTAACCTTAGGGTATACATTACCAAAATCTTTTACATCAAAATATAATGTTGATAAATTAAGATTTTATGTAGCAGGAGAAAATTTATTATTCTTTACCGCTAAAGGTTATGAAGGGTTTAACCCAGAAGCAGCTGGTCAAACATCAGATAATGCGAATACGCCTTTAACAGCAGGTTATCAAAGAGGAGATGGACCTGTGGTTAAAACAATTTCAGCAGGAATTAACTTTCAATTTTAA